The following are encoded together in the Pseudodesulfovibrio indicus genome:
- a CDS encoding glycosyltransferase, producing the protein MIPLGIDPARYPEPAEIEKPRRPLVVGVGRFTFYKGFELLVHAAKLVSAADFVIAGDGPKYAAALRERDRLGLEDRVLLPGEVPDHELHRLLRHASLLCLPSTNRAEAFGMVLLEGMRYGLPLLTTSIPGSGTDWVNLDGVTGRTAPPAAPEALAEIMREMLGSPEALAAMGIASRRRFDERFAIRFAARELEELYGEVVSRC; encoded by the coding sequence GTGATCCCGCTGGGCATAGACCCGGCCCGGTATCCCGAACCGGCGGAGATCGAAAAGCCGCGCCGTCCGCTGGTGGTCGGCGTGGGACGTTTCACTTTTTACAAAGGATTCGAGCTGCTTGTTCATGCCGCGAAGCTGGTTTCGGCGGCAGACTTCGTGATCGCGGGCGATGGGCCCAAGTACGCGGCGGCCCTGCGTGAGCGGGACCGGCTCGGCCTGGAGGACCGGGTGCTACTGCCCGGCGAGGTCCCGGATCACGAGCTGCACCGGCTGCTCCGGCACGCCTCCCTGCTCTGCCTGCCCTCCACGAACCGGGCCGAGGCCTTCGGCATGGTCCTGCTCGAAGGCATGCGCTACGGACTGCCCCTGCTGACCACCTCCATCCCCGGCTCCGGCACGGACTGGGTGAACCTGGACGGGGTCACCGGCAGGACCGCGCCCCCCGCCGCCCCCGAAGCGCTGGCCGAAATCATGCGGGAGATGCTCGGCTCCCCCGAAGCGCTGGCCGCCATGGGCATTGCCTCGCGCCGCCGGTTCGACGAACGGTTCGCCATCCGGTTCGCGGCCCGCGAGCTGGAGGAATTGTACGGAGAAGTCGTCAGCCGTTGCTGA
- a CDS encoding glycosyltransferase: protein MRILHVGKYAFPHRGGIETFVRDLAVEQVRSGHEVTVLCHGSAQGGRSGGEVRDGVRTVLARTVATVGFAPLSPSFPRLLHSLVRQGGFDVVHLHLPNPAVLFHRLVPRALPLVVHWHADADTAPGLAPRILYPAYSRFERDCLVRADRIVATSPRTSIPARRWPGSAPNAR, encoded by the coding sequence ATGCGCATCCTGCACGTCGGCAAATACGCCTTTCCGCACCGGGGCGGCATCGAGACCTTTGTCCGCGACTTGGCAGTGGAACAGGTCCGGTCCGGCCACGAGGTGACGGTCCTCTGCCACGGCTCAGCCCAGGGCGGGCGTAGCGGCGGCGAGGTCCGCGACGGGGTCAGGACCGTCCTGGCCCGGACCGTGGCGACCGTGGGCTTCGCCCCGCTCTCCCCGTCCTTCCCCCGCCTGCTGCACAGCCTCGTCCGTCAGGGCGGGTTCGACGTGGTCCACCTGCACCTGCCCAACCCGGCGGTCCTCTTCCACCGGCTCGTACCCCGAGCCCTCCCCCTGGTGGTCCACTGGCACGCCGACGCGGACACCGCGCCCGGCCTGGCGCCGCGCATCCTCTACCCGGCTTACAGCCGCTTCGAACGGGACTGCCTGGTGCGGGCGGACCGCATCGTGGCGACCTCCCCCCGTACCTCGATTCCAGCCCGGCGCTGGCCGGGTTCCGCCCCAAATGCGCGGTGA
- a CDS encoding glycosyltransferase family 4 protein, producing MKEVIVNALPMTVVGTGIGRFQRGLAGALAGGLGEDACGVRPVWFTGNAVSPIPPEPGPPGWLERVGRLLWRMPWPVAYGARLARHVVTERRFAGASRGFDVYHEAGYFPFVNGAARTVLTVHDLSLLLHPEFHPRERVRYFNRYFKDRLALAHAFCAVSEFTRRQMVEHLKLDPARIRVTAPGVDPVLFNEGDDPQARSLLDRAGTPERYVLFVGTGDPRKNADLAVAALAGTRSRLPLVTVGWAGWAAPPVGSRGRVDLGYVSDRLLAQLYRSAALLVVPSDYEGFGLPVIEAMACGCPVVVADAGALPETGGEAALVVPDVRDAAGFAACMDRIIECPEEGERLRALGFERAERFTWTRTARETTAAWLD from the coding sequence ATGAAGGAAGTCATCGTCAACGCGCTGCCCATGACCGTTGTCGGCACCGGCATAGGGCGGTTTCAGCGCGGCCTGGCCGGTGCGCTGGCCGGTGGGCTGGGCGAGGACGCGTGCGGGGTGCGGCCGGTCTGGTTCACCGGGAACGCGGTGTCCCCGATACCCCCGGAGCCGGGACCGCCCGGCTGGCTCGAGCGGGTCGGGCGGCTGCTCTGGCGCATGCCCTGGCCCGTGGCCTATGGCGCGCGGTTGGCCCGCCACGTTGTTACCGAGCGCCGGTTCGCCGGGGCGAGTCGCGGTTTCGACGTCTATCACGAGGCCGGGTATTTCCCCTTCGTCAACGGCGCTGCCCGCACCGTACTCACGGTGCACGACCTCTCCCTGCTGCTCCATCCGGAGTTTCACCCCAGGGAGCGGGTTCGCTACTTCAATCGTTATTTCAAGGACCGGCTGGCGCTGGCGCACGCCTTCTGCGCGGTCTCGGAGTTCACCCGGCGCCAGATGGTCGAGCATCTCAAGCTGGACCCCGCGCGCATCCGGGTCACGGCGCCTGGAGTGGACCCGGTCCTGTTCAACGAGGGCGACGATCCGCAGGCCCGCTCGCTCCTGGACCGCGCCGGAACGCCGGAGCGCTACGTCCTGTTCGTGGGTACCGGTGACCCGCGCAAGAACGCGGACCTGGCCGTGGCCGCCCTCGCCGGGACGCGGTCGCGCCTCCCGCTGGTCACCGTGGGCTGGGCCGGTTGGGCCGCTCCCCCTGTCGGGAGTCGGGGCAGGGTGGACCTTGGCTACGTCTCGGACCGGCTGCTTGCCCAACTCTACCGAAGCGCTGCACTGCTCGTCGTGCCGAGTGATTACGAAGGGTTCGGGCTGCCCGTGATCGAGGCCATGGCGTGCGGCTGCCCGGTGGTGGTGGCCGACGCCGGGGCGTTGCCGGAGACGGGCGGCGAGGCGGCTCTGGTGGTGCCGGACGTGCGTGACGCGGCCGGGTTCGCGGCCTGCATGGACCGGATTATCGAATGTCCGGAGGAAGGGGAGCGGCTGCGCGCGCTGGGATTTGAGCGTGCCGAGCGGTTCACCTGGACGCGCACGGCCAGGGAGACGACTGCCGCCTGGCTCGACTGA
- a CDS encoding autotransporter outer membrane beta-barrel domain-containing protein produces MKWTLCACLVLVLMLFGTVAFAETNGQEQANEDIVRASSQALTNIVQTRIATIAAPRPAGLDQISRNSIDKNGNFAFSLTGEDLGLSAGDDEGYTFGIWGMGSLMHFKSTADGGKYDANAYNAMLGYDYRATSDLLLGLAVGYGYLDLDKKGWSGGTDDGSLTTDYEWTLMPYLAYNITDYTILDAAFAYTDSRYKDDDGTNSGHYDSSRYLSNIGLSQYYLLDEWMFSGRVGYMYVHGDLSTYSRGGVTIANPDSYLGQLNGEAKASYFFLNGLEPYGSLRYFYDASVSSTPVDSDYDEFEGVLGANWYATDQFILNLETGMGMGRQKFESYRGQLNLRYEF; encoded by the coding sequence GTGAAATGGACGCTGTGCGCATGTCTGGTTCTGGTCCTGATGCTCTTCGGGACCGTCGCCTTTGCGGAGACCAACGGGCAGGAGCAAGCCAACGAGGACATCGTCCGCGCCAGCAGCCAGGCGTTGACCAACATCGTCCAGACCCGCATTGCGACCATCGCCGCACCCCGGCCCGCCGGGCTGGACCAAATCTCCCGGAATTCCATCGACAAGAACGGCAACTTCGCCTTTTCCCTGACCGGCGAGGACCTGGGCCTGTCCGCAGGTGACGATGAGGGCTACACGTTCGGCATCTGGGGCATGGGTTCCCTGATGCACTTCAAGAGCACGGCGGACGGCGGCAAATACGACGCCAACGCCTACAACGCCATGCTCGGCTACGACTACCGCGCCACGTCGGACCTGCTCCTCGGCCTGGCCGTGGGCTACGGCTACCTCGACCTGGACAAGAAAGGCTGGAGCGGCGGCACGGACGACGGCAGCCTGACCACGGACTACGAATGGACGCTCATGCCGTATCTTGCCTACAATATTACGGATTATACCATCCTCGACGCGGCCTTCGCCTATACCGACTCGCGCTACAAGGACGACGACGGGACCAACTCGGGGCACTACGACTCCAGCCGCTACCTGTCCAACATAGGCTTGTCCCAGTATTATCTCCTGGACGAATGGATGTTCAGCGGGCGGGTCGGCTATATGTACGTCCACGGCGACCTGTCCACCTATTCCAGGGGCGGCGTGACCATCGCCAACCCGGACAGCTACCTGGGGCAGCTGAACGGCGAGGCCAAGGCGTCCTACTTCTTCCTGAACGGGCTTGAGCCCTACGGTTCCCTGCGCTACTTCTACGACGCCAGCGTCTCGTCCACCCCGGTGGACTCCGACTATGACGAGTTCGAGGGCGTGCTCGGCGCCAACTGGTACGCCACGGACCAGTTCATCCTGAACCTGGAGACCGGCATGGGCATGGGCCGCCAGAAGTTCGAGTCCTATCGGGGACAGCTGAACCTCCGGTACGAATTCTAG
- a CDS encoding glycosyltransferase family 2 protein, with protein sequence MHGKVKPAVIIPVLDEVSTVREVVRGVLGHGCDAIVVDDSSSDGSGRAAREAGAEVLTMPFGCGAWNATLAGLLHAVKRGGYPGFLTMDGDGQHDPDCIPALLAHGASTGADVVVGSCPQRGGPARQWAWNLFSSMTRLPVRDFTSGLRLYSPRAVRCVLTPEAALYDYQDLGVLLLLHRRGLSLAELPVDMRPRQSGRSRVFSNRRDVAAYLVKTGLGVLSHWLAAPAPVADWRDYDAG encoded by the coding sequence ATGCATGGAAAAGTGAAACCCGCCGTGATCATTCCCGTCCTCGACGAGGTCTCGACCGTCCGAGAGGTGGTGCGCGGCGTCCTGGGCCACGGCTGCGACGCGATCGTGGTGGACGACTCCAGCTCGGACGGGTCGGGGCGGGCGGCCCGCGAGGCCGGGGCCGAGGTCCTGACCATGCCGTTCGGCTGCGGGGCGTGGAACGCGACCCTGGCCGGGCTGCTGCACGCCGTGAAGCGCGGCGGGTATCCCGGATTCCTGACCATGGACGGCGACGGCCAGCACGATCCGGACTGCATTCCGGCCCTTCTGGCCCACGGGGCCTCGACCGGCGCGGACGTGGTGGTCGGCAGCTGCCCGCAGCGCGGCGGACCGGCCCGGCAATGGGCCTGGAACCTCTTTTCCTCCATGACGCGCCTTCCGGTGCGCGACTTCACTTCCGGGTTGCGGCTCTATTCCCCGCGCGCGGTCCGCTGCGTGCTCACCCCGGAGGCGGCCCTGTACGATTACCAGGACCTCGGCGTCCTGCTCCTGTTGCACCGCCGGGGCTTGTCCCTGGCCGAGCTGCCCGTGGACATGCGCCCTCGGCAAAGCGGCCGCTCCAGGGTCTTCTCCAACCGCAGGGACGTGGCCGCCTACCTGGTCAAGACCGGCCTGGGCGTCCTCTCGCACTGGTTGGCCGCGCCCGCGCCTGTCGCGGACTGGAGGGATTATGACGCAGGCTAA
- a CDS encoding DUF2304 domain-containing protein, producing MTQANLAAAVIALSFAVVILLLVRRQRLGSWQILWWLAAACGMAVLGLFPSVADWAGERLGIHYPPVLPIVVALCLLFVKVLTMDLERTRQERRLRILAQKLAGVEARLHDLEHPSPGDSDRDDLT from the coding sequence ATGACGCAGGCTAATCTCGCGGCGGCGGTCATCGCCCTGTCTTTCGCCGTGGTCATCCTCCTGCTCGTGCGGCGGCAGCGGCTCGGGAGCTGGCAAATTCTCTGGTGGCTGGCGGCGGCGTGCGGCATGGCCGTCCTGGGGCTGTTTCCGTCCGTGGCCGACTGGGCCGGGGAGCGGCTCGGCATCCACTATCCGCCGGTTCTGCCCATCGTGGTGGCCCTGTGCCTGCTCTTCGTCAAGGTCTTGACCATGGACCTGGAGCGCACCCGGCAGGAGCGCAGGCTGCGCATCCTGGCCCAGAAGCTGGCCGGGGTCGAAGCCAGGCTCCATGACCTCGAACACCCGTCTCCCGGCGATTCGGACCGGGACGACCTGACCTGA
- a CDS encoding alpha/beta hydrolase family protein has protein sequence MSRSFLRPLSLLLLLGLFLGGCGGPYPIDALAPEQGFSAHVLAGETFDLRWFGRGCGATLRVYIEGDGRAWLTRTRPSSDPTPRRAEGFELAAADPSSAVAYLARPCQYAEEGGRRNCVIRFWTSARYAEPVVRDLSLAVDAAKGQAGAERVELVGYSGGGALVVLLAARRDDVTGIVTVAGNLDHAWWTDQHRVSPLADSLNPMDFVRRVQSIPQVHVAGADDEIIPPAMALRFVAGMSDASRARVMVVPGMGHDGDWREPVAEALAELEALR, from the coding sequence ATGTCCCGGAGTTTTCTCAGGCCCCTTTCCCTTCTGCTGCTCCTCGGCTTGTTCCTGGGCGGGTGCGGCGGTCCGTATCCCATAGACGCCCTGGCGCCGGAACAGGGCTTCAGCGCCCACGTGCTGGCAGGCGAGACCTTCGACCTGCGCTGGTTCGGGCGCGGGTGCGGCGCGACCCTGCGCGTCTACATTGAGGGCGACGGCCGGGCGTGGCTGACCCGGACCCGCCCGTCGAGCGACCCCACGCCGAGGCGCGCCGAGGGGTTCGAGCTGGCGGCGGCGGACCCGTCTTCGGCCGTGGCCTACCTGGCCCGGCCCTGCCAATATGCGGAGGAGGGCGGGCGGCGTAACTGCGTCATCCGGTTCTGGACCTCGGCGCGGTACGCCGAGCCGGTGGTCCGCGACCTCTCCTTGGCCGTGGACGCGGCCAAGGGGCAGGCCGGGGCCGAACGCGTGGAGCTGGTGGGCTATTCCGGCGGCGGGGCCCTGGTTGTGCTGCTCGCCGCCAGGCGCGACGACGTGACCGGGATCGTCACCGTGGCCGGGAATCTCGACCACGCCTGGTGGACCGACCAGCATCGGGTTTCGCCCCTTGCCGACTCCCTGAACCCCATGGATTTCGTCCGTCGGGTGCAGTCCATCCCCCAGGTTCACGTTGCGGGTGCGGATGACGAGATCATTCCGCCCGCCATGGCCCTGCGGTTCGTCGCCGGTATGAGCGACGCGAGCCGGGCGCGAGTGATGGTGGTCCCCGGCATGGGTCACGACGGCGACTGGCGGGAACCCGTGGCCGAGGCCCTGGCCGAGTTGGAGGCGCTGCGATGA
- a CDS encoding FecR family protein, which yields MSDKRFVVLALFLLFLLLAGVSPARASEPVGTVTVANGRCVILRGGQSLDAAVNQPVMLKDEVDTDKGAELSILFSDQSRLTLDESSHAAIDTYVFNDSNAEVLFKFTKGTFRAVTGEIVKANPEGFNMETPLATLGIRGSDIYSIVKPDEEEAGALELGEGHALEIKTSKQTMRITKSGMRTRILPTGVISMPTTIPPSMFNAILRLGASAPSAPAPAGNTAPAQSRSSSEAPAPAPTRSSSDPQAPTTFAAPVDAAPTAPVPMLKTAPTGTATVAPTLKTPATTTAPTVRTPVTTTPTVKTPVTTTPTLKTPVVQPVITPTVPTVKTPVVEPKPTVRPRIRQ from the coding sequence ATGTCCGACAAACGATTTGTTGTCCTGGCTCTGTTTCTTCTCTTCCTGCTCCTCGCCGGGGTCTCCCCGGCCCGGGCTTCCGAACCGGTCGGGACCGTCACCGTGGCCAACGGGCGCTGCGTGATCCTCCGTGGGGGGCAAAGCCTGGACGCGGCGGTGAACCAGCCGGTCATGCTCAAGGACGAGGTGGATACCGACAAGGGCGCTGAACTGAGCATCCTGTTTTCGGACCAGTCCCGGCTGACCCTGGACGAATCCAGCCACGCGGCCATCGACACCTACGTCTTCAACGACTCCAACGCGGAAGTGTTGTTCAAGTTCACCAAGGGCACCTTCCGGGCCGTGACGGGCGAGATCGTCAAGGCCAATCCGGAGGGGTTCAACATGGAGACTCCCCTGGCCACACTGGGCATCCGGGGCTCCGATATCTACTCCATCGTCAAGCCGGACGAAGAGGAGGCGGGCGCGCTTGAGCTGGGCGAGGGCCACGCCCTGGAGATCAAGACCTCGAAACAGACCATGCGCATCACCAAAAGCGGCATGCGCACGCGGATCCTGCCCACGGGCGTCATCTCCATGCCCACTACCATCCCGCCGAGCATGTTCAACGCCATCCTGCGCCTGGGCGCGTCGGCCCCGAGCGCCCCGGCCCCGGCCGGGAACACGGCCCCGGCGCAGTCCAGGTCCTCATCCGAGGCTCCGGCTCCGGCACCGACGCGATCGTCCTCCGACCCCCAGGCCCCGACCACGTTCGCGGCCCCGGTCGACGCCGCGCCCACGGCGCCCGTCCCGATGCTGAAGACCGCCCCCACCGGCACCGCGACGGTGGCTCCGACGCTCAAGACCCCGGCGACCACGACCGCGCCGACTGTGAGGACGCCCGTGACCACTACCCCCACGGTGAAGACGCCCGTGACCACCACACCGACGCTCAAGACCCCGGTGGTGCAGCCGGTCATCACGCCGACCGTACCCACGGTAAAGACGCCGGTGGTGGAGCCCAAGCCCACGGTCAGGCCGCGCATCAGGCAATAG